One window from the genome of Sphingomonas lacunae encodes:
- a CDS encoding hydrogen peroxide-inducible genes activator encodes MQTYLPTLKQLQYLVALAEHEHFGKAAEACYVTQSTLSAGIRELESLLGIMLVERTRRVVRFTALGDRIVAQAHRVLREAEELAELAAAAGTPLAGELRMSVIPTIAPFLLPALLPQLRKERPELKLFLREETSGSACDSLHHGLVDCVLLALPYACGDVDHAELFEDTLLLAIPGDDVSHYPARVVPGSIDPARLLLLEDGHCLKDHALAACNRPDLRAGARMLGTSLHTLVQMVDNGLGVTMLPQMAVAAGLLNQTNIVTRGLDTDHDSRTIALVWRRNSPREKEFRMLADILKAHWRS; translated from the coding sequence ATGCAGACCTATCTGCCGACGTTGAAGCAGCTGCAATACCTCGTTGCGCTGGCCGAACATGAGCATTTCGGCAAGGCCGCAGAGGCCTGTTATGTGACGCAATCGACGTTATCAGCCGGCATCCGCGAGCTGGAATCGCTATTGGGCATCATGCTGGTGGAACGGACGCGCCGGGTGGTCCGCTTTACCGCCTTGGGCGACCGGATCGTCGCACAAGCCCACCGCGTGCTGCGCGAGGCGGAGGAACTGGCCGAACTGGCGGCGGCAGCTGGCACACCGCTGGCTGGCGAATTGCGGATGAGCGTGATCCCGACGATTGCGCCGTTCCTGTTGCCGGCCCTGTTGCCCCAGCTGCGCAAGGAACGGCCCGAGCTGAAACTGTTCCTGCGCGAAGAAACCAGCGGCTCGGCCTGTGATTCCCTGCACCATGGCCTCGTCGACTGCGTCCTGTTGGCGCTGCCCTATGCCTGCGGGGACGTGGACCATGCCGAATTGTTCGAGGACACATTGTTGCTGGCGATACCGGGCGACGATGTATCCCATTATCCCGCCAGGGTGGTGCCGGGCAGCATCGACCCGGCCAGACTGTTACTGCTGGAAGATGGCCATTGCCTGAAGGACCATGCGCTGGCCGCGTGCAACCGGCCCGATCTGCGCGCCGGTGCGCGGATGCTGGGCACGTCGTTGCACACATTGGTGCAGATGGTCGACAATGGGCTGGGCGTCACCATGCTGCCGCAAATGGCGGTGGCAGCGGGCCTGTTGAACCAGACGAACATCGTGACACGCGGCCTCGACACCGACCATGACAGCCGCACGATCGCGCTGGTGTGGCGGCGCAATTCGCCGCGGGAAAAAGAATTCCGCATGCTGGCCGACATTTTGAAGGCGCATTGGCGCAGCTGA
- a CDS encoding MFS transporter — MQGSARLMRQRQFLPLFATQFLNAFNDNFFKMAMVMLATYVILEGGEQEEAYYNALAGAIFILPFFLLSAIAGRLADSTDKTRMIRLIKTAEIGIMLVGATGIWIQNIPLMFLALFAMGVHSTFFGPIKYGILPQHLADDDVLAGTGLVEAGTYLAILTGTIAGGIVDPHTAAIGVIVVAVVGRITAQFVPPAPAEADAPDSKVDWNIFRSSWRLVSDTMHVRRLFLAIMCISFFWAIGAVLAAQFPPMVKNALGGDNTVATMFTAIFSVGVATGSVIINMILKGKVSAKYSPVSVLAMAAFVLMLWWIVKGWVHVPDSPLDGDTLLNWREFLAIRRGDMILVALLGIAVAGGMFVVPLYAFLTTTVSKSETSRTVAANNIVNSGAMVIGALAYGAMAAVGISIADTLFLIAAGCLISAWIAQRLHRACEEVPCPDDPEVTPVR, encoded by the coding sequence ATGCAAGGTTCGGCCCGGCTGATGCGGCAGCGGCAATTCCTGCCCCTGTTCGCCACCCAGTTCCTCAACGCGTTCAACGACAATTTCTTCAAGATGGCGATGGTCATGCTCGCCACCTATGTCATCCTTGAAGGGGGCGAACAGGAAGAAGCCTACTATAACGCGCTGGCCGGGGCGATTTTCATCCTGCCCTTTTTCCTGTTGTCGGCGATTGCCGGACGGTTGGCCGATTCGACCGACAAGACGCGGATGATCCGGCTGATCAAGACCGCCGAAATCGGCATCATGCTGGTCGGCGCGACAGGCATATGGATCCAGAACATCCCGTTGATGTTTCTCGCCCTGTTCGCGATGGGCGTCCACTCGACATTTTTCGGACCAATCAAATATGGCATTTTGCCGCAGCATCTGGCGGATGACGATGTGCTGGCCGGCACCGGCCTGGTCGAAGCGGGCACCTATCTGGCCATCCTGACCGGAACCATTGCCGGCGGTATCGTTGATCCGCACACCGCCGCCATCGGGGTGATCGTCGTGGCGGTTGTTGGTCGCATCACCGCCCAGTTCGTCCCTCCCGCCCCCGCAGAGGCCGATGCGCCGGACAGCAAGGTCGACTGGAACATATTCCGTTCAAGCTGGCGACTGGTTTCCGACACAATGCATGTCCGTCGCCTCTTCCTTGCCATCATGTGCATCAGCTTTTTCTGGGCGATCGGTGCGGTGCTGGCGGCGCAATTCCCGCCGATGGTCAAGAATGCCTTGGGCGGGGACAATACGGTGGCAACGATGTTCACCGCCATTTTCTCTGTCGGTGTCGCGACCGGATCAGTCATCATCAACATGATCCTGAAGGGCAAGGTCTCGGCGAAATATTCCCCGGTCTCGGTGCTGGCGATGGCCGCGTTTGTGCTGATGCTGTGGTGGATCGTCAAAGGATGGGTGCATGTTCCCGATTCGCCGCTCGATGGCGACACGCTGCTCAACTGGCGCGAGTTTCTGGCGATCCGCCGCGGCGACATGATCCTGGTGGCGCTGTTGGGTATAGCCGTGGCGGGTGGCATGTTCGTCGTGCCGCTATACGCCTTTCTCACGACGACCGTGAGCAAGTCGGAAACGTCGCGGACGGTGGCGGCGAACAACATCGTCAATTCGGGCGCGATGGTAATCGGCGCACTCGCCTATGGCGCCATGGCTGCCGTGGGCATCAGCATCGCCGACACGCTGTTCCTGATTGCGGCGGGATGCCTGATATCCGCCTGGATCGCGCAACGGTTGCACCGTGCTTGCGAAGAAGTGCCATGCCCGGATGACCCGGAGGTCACGCCCGTGCGCTGA
- a CDS encoding SDR family NAD(P)-dependent oxidoreductase — translation MTISFKDRVAIVTGAGGGIGRAYALELARRGAKVVVNDLGGARDGTGHSDMALQVVEEIKAAGGEAMSNGGSVTEYDQMAEMVAKTKEAWGRVDILINNAGILRDKSFTKMEPADFELVVKVHLIGSAYATKAVWDTMREQNYGRILMTSSSTGLYGNFGQANYGAAKLGLVGLTKTLAIEGAKNNIKVNNIAPVAATRMTEDIFPEAALALFAPELVVPASLYLVSEEAPTNTTLGAGAGVVHAANVTMTNGVLLGADERNPEGVAKHFAEITDRAGETVPQTGAEQSGLVMGKLSGN, via the coding sequence ATGACCATCAGTTTCAAGGATCGCGTTGCCATCGTCACCGGTGCGGGCGGCGGCATCGGCCGTGCTTATGCGCTGGAACTCGCTCGTCGCGGCGCCAAGGTTGTTGTCAACGACTTGGGCGGCGCGCGAGACGGCACAGGCCATTCCGACATGGCATTGCAGGTGGTCGAGGAAATCAAGGCCGCTGGCGGCGAAGCCATGTCGAACGGTGGCAGTGTCACCGAATATGATCAGATGGCCGAAATGGTCGCCAAGACCAAGGAAGCCTGGGGCCGCGTTGACATATTGATCAACAATGCCGGGATCCTGCGCGACAAGAGCTTCACCAAGATGGAACCGGCCGATTTCGAACTGGTGGTCAAGGTGCACCTGATCGGTTCGGCCTATGCCACCAAGGCGGTGTGGGACACCATGCGCGAGCAGAATTATGGCCGCATTCTGATGACCTCATCCTCGACCGGTCTCTATGGCAACTTCGGCCAGGCCAATTATGGCGCAGCCAAGCTGGGTCTCGTCGGCCTGACCAAGACTCTGGCGATCGAAGGCGCCAAGAACAACATCAAGGTCAACAATATCGCCCCGGTCGCCGCGACCCGCATGACCGAGGACATTTTCCCCGAAGCGGCGCTGGCGCTGTTCGCGCCGGAACTGGTGGTGCCGGCGTCGCTCTATCTCGTCAGTGAGGAAGCGCCGACCAACACCACGCTCGGCGCAGGTGCGGGTGTGGTCCACGCCGCCAATGTCACCATGACCAATGGTGTGCTGTTGGGCGCCGACGAGCGCAATCCCGAGGGCGTGGCCAAGCATTTTGCCGAGATCACCGACCGCGCTGGCGAGACGGTGCCGCAGACCGGGGCCGAACAGTCGGGCCTGGTGATGGGCAAGCTGTCGGGCAATTGA
- a CDS encoding DUF2794 domain-containing protein, whose protein sequence is MGTVTPLPVQRPALQVGFDRLELNRILDLYGRMVAAGHWRDYAMDFDRDVASFSAFRRTAERPEIRLEKRPALRNKQGMWALINESGAIMKRGHDLPGVLAPLERRLMKLVEG, encoded by the coding sequence ATGGGTACGGTCACACCGCTTCCCGTCCAGCGTCCTGCCCTTCAGGTCGGCTTTGACCGGCTCGAACTCAACCGAATCCTCGATCTCTATGGCCGCATGGTCGCCGCTGGCCATTGGCGTGATTATGCCATGGACTTCGATCGGGATGTCGCCAGCTTTTCCGCCTTTCGTCGCACCGCCGAACGTCCTGAGATCCGTCTCGAGAAGCGTCCGGCGCTGCGCAACAAGCAAGGCATGTGGGCGCTGATCAACGAAAGCGGCGCGATCATGAAACGCGGCCACGACCTCCCCGGCGTCCTTGCCCCACTCGAACGCCGCTTGATGAAGCTGGTGGAGGGTTAG
- the pgsA gene encoding CDP-diacylglycerol--glycerol-3-phosphate 3-phosphatidyltransferase, which produces MLSLPNLLTLSRILAVPILVAFLWFDKWTTGWLVGFVLYSLMGITDYFDGYLARAQGTVSKLGQFLDPIADKILVAAVILLLVATKHEPASIQGIHIIAALIILLREIAVSGLREFLAGIAVSVPVSKLAKWKTTFQMVALGALILAGGLPQFLFIKQVGIISLWAAAALTLVTGWDYLRVGLKHMD; this is translated from the coding sequence TTGCTCAGTCTGCCCAATCTTCTGACCCTGTCCCGCATATTGGCGGTCCCCATCCTCGTGGCCTTTTTGTGGTTCGACAAATGGACCACTGGCTGGCTGGTCGGCTTTGTCCTTTATTCGCTGATGGGCATCACCGATTATTTCGATGGCTATCTCGCCCGGGCCCAGGGGACCGTGTCGAAGCTGGGACAGTTCCTTGATCCTATCGCCGACAAGATACTCGTTGCGGCAGTCATCCTGCTGCTGGTGGCAACCAAACATGAACCGGCCTCGATCCAGGGCATTCACATCATCGCCGCTCTGATCATCCTCTTGCGGGAAATCGCGGTGTCAGGCTTGCGCGAATTTCTTGCCGGCATTGCCGTATCGGTGCCGGTCAGCAAACTTGCCAAGTGGAAGACGACTTTCCAGATGGTCGCCCTTGGCGCCCTGATTCTGGCGGGTGGGCTGCCGCAATTCCTGTTCATCAAACAGGTCGGCATCATCAGCCTGTGGGCGGCGGCAGCGCTGACTTTGGTTACTGGCTGGGATTATCTGCGCGTCGGCCTCAAACATATGGATTGA
- the epsC gene encoding serine O-acetyltransferase EpsC: protein MLSSLIDYLASIKARDPAPRSNWEILLYPGVWALGFHRVAHWLFEAELYFLARAINHLSRFFTAIDIHPGARIGSHLFIDHGFVVIGETAVIGNNVTIYQGATLGGTNPTNGVGGKRHPTIENDVIISLGAAILGPITVGAGARIGANAVVTKDVPAGATMVGIPARSTLVEVKPETREFVPYGTPCTELFDPQTQKLELMACQLADMQKRIAVLMEERDAKAGAPKEAPAKVAAKKRDQG, encoded by the coding sequence ATGCTTTCATCGCTGATCGATTATCTGGCATCGATCAAAGCCCGCGACCCGGCACCCCGGTCGAACTGGGAAATCCTGCTCTATCCCGGCGTGTGGGCGCTCGGATTCCACCGAGTCGCCCATTGGCTGTTCGAAGCGGAGCTGTATTTCCTTGCCCGGGCCATCAATCACCTCTCCCGCTTTTTCACCGCCATTGACATTCACCCCGGCGCCAGGATCGGCAGTCACCTGTTCATCGACCATGGCTTTGTCGTCATCGGTGAAACGGCGGTGATCGGTAACAATGTCACCATCTATCAGGGCGCGACGCTGGGCGGCACCAATCCCACCAATGGCGTTGGCGGCAAACGCCACCCGACCATCGAAAATGATGTCATCATCAGCCTTGGCGCTGCCATTCTCGGCCCGATCACCGTCGGCGCGGGGGCGCGCATCGGTGCCAATGCGGTGGTGACAAAGGATGTCCCGGCCGGGGCCACCATGGTCGGCATCCCGGCCCGCTCGACGCTGGTAGAGGTGAAGCCGGAAACGCGGGAATTCGTCCCCTATGGCACGCCCTGCACCGAATTGTTCGATCCGCAGACGCAAAAGCTTGAACTCATGGCCTGCCAATTGGCTGACATGCAGAAACGCATCGCCGTCCTGATGGAGGAACGAGATGCCAAAGCGGGCGCACCCAAGGAAGCGCCCGCCAAGGTTGCCGCCAAAAAGCGCGATCAGGGCTGA